From the Actinomadura luzonensis genome, the window CCGCCCACTCCGAGGTGGACGATCCCGGCGCGAAGCCGGGTCCTGTCGTAGCGCGGCACGGGGACCCGCGCCGCGATGGCGGGGAGGTTGTCGGGGGAGAGTCTCATCAGGCTTCCTGTGTCAGTGGTCGTTCGCGATGCCGGACCCGAGCTCGGACAGGGCCGGCGGGTCCGCGCCGCGGCGGGTGACGGTGACGCCGGCGGTCAGGGCGGCGAAGCCGCCGACGGCCCGCAACGTGTCCGCGGGGATCGCGCCGGGTCCGCGCAGCGCATCGGCGAGCTCCAGCTCCAGGACCTTGCGGAGCAGGCCGGACAGGTAGGCGTCGCCCGCGCCGATCGTGTCCACCACCCGCGCGGCGACCGGGGGGACCTGGACCCGGTGCGCGCCGGAGGCCAGCAGGGAGCCTCCGGCCCCCGCGGTCAGCCCGACGAGCGACACGCCGAGTCCCAGCAGCCTGCCGGTCACGTCACCGGGTGCGTGGCCGGGGTAGAGCCAGGACGCGTCCTCGTCGCTGAGCTTGACGATGTGGGCGTGCGCGCAGAGGCGCTCGAACCGGCTCCGGACCTCCTGCCGGGGCGGCAGCAGCGAGGGCCGGATGTTCGGGT encodes:
- a CDS encoding carbohydrate kinase family protein, encoding MTPPPPAVVVIGESVMDVIADHDGNRSVTPGGSALNVAVALGRLEVPVQFVTALGQDRYGDRIRAHLRAAGTQVVSAEPAGARTSVATATLAADGSATYDLDVTWDLRADVPVAEAGLVHAGSLALFLEPGASRVRELLEAARRRGAVVSLDPNIRPSLLPPRQEVRSRFERLCAHAHIVKLSDEDASWLYPGHAPGDVTGRLLGLGVSLVGLTAGAGGSLLASGAHRVQVPPVAARVVDTIGAGDAYLSGLLRKVLELELADALRGPGAIPADTLRAVGGFAALTAGVTVTRRGADPPALSELGSGIANDH